In the genome of Natronorubrum sediminis, one region contains:
- a CDS encoding HalOD1 output domain-containing protein translates to MTSHARRHGGSLDHEEQIIIDIVEALAEADRLELEEVEYTLYEYINPTILSELAACDTGTWTFRFDVADHEVTVTSDGRLFVDGVLCRTDLSLERQSSTCAYS, encoded by the coding sequence ATGACGTCGCATGCGCGTCGACATGGTGGCTCACTGGACCACGAGGAACAGATTATCATCGACATCGTCGAGGCACTCGCCGAGGCCGACCGACTCGAATTAGAGGAGGTCGAATACACCCTCTACGAGTACATCAACCCGACGATATTGAGCGAACTGGCGGCCTGTGACACCGGAACGTGGACGTTTCGATTCGACGTTGCCGATCACGAAGTGACGGTCACGAGTGATGGCCGACTGTTCGTCGATGGCGTCCTCTGTCGAACCGATCTCTCGCTCGAGCGCCAGTCGTCGACCTGTGCGTACAGCTAG
- a CDS encoding DUF1328 family protein gives MLELALLFFVIALIAGALGAGGVAGLSMSIAKWLVLIFLVLAIISLLL, from the coding sequence ATGTTAGAACTCGCACTGTTGTTCTTCGTAATCGCGCTCATCGCCGGTGCACTCGGTGCCGGTGGCGTCGCTGGGTTGAGTATGTCCATCGCAAAGTGGCTCGTCCTGATCTTCCTCGTCCTCGCCATCATCTCGCTGCTGCTGTAG
- a CDS encoding helix-turn-helix transcriptional regulator: MVFKTLWTRLSSVWSGTSAGQSGDDNSTADESDDSSDETLSYAEEIEYGVDEHDLPDEDKVLRLLVKRGGRVDRSTVLQETGWDDTYLEEVIDTMEDDGQVSAITVGRKRVVCRRGFEPKGYRSHLNE, encoded by the coding sequence ATGGTATTCAAAACACTCTGGACACGTCTTTCGTCGGTCTGGTCGGGCACCTCGGCCGGGCAATCGGGAGACGATAACTCCACAGCAGACGAATCGGACGATTCGAGCGACGAAACACTGAGTTACGCGGAGGAGATCGAATACGGCGTCGACGAACACGACCTTCCAGACGAGGATAAAGTCCTCAGGTTGCTCGTCAAACGCGGCGGTCGCGTCGACCGATCGACCGTCCTTCAGGAGACCGGGTGGGACGACACCTACCTCGAGGAGGTCATCGACACCATGGAAGACGACGGCCAGGTCAGTGCGATCACCGTCGGCCGCAAGCGAGTCGTCTGTCGGCGTGGTTTCGAACCGAAAGGCTATCGCTCACACCTCAACGAGTGA
- a CDS encoding SelT/SelW/SelH family protein — MTSVEIEYCVSCGFLERAEALQHALLSTFGEQLESVTLRTGANGILAVRVDDELVYEKSESAYDVDEIVRRVRDRL, encoded by the coding sequence ATGACGAGCGTCGAGATCGAATACTGCGTCTCCTGTGGCTTCCTCGAGCGTGCCGAAGCGCTCCAACACGCGCTGTTATCGACGTTCGGCGAGCAACTCGAGTCGGTGACGCTGCGGACCGGTGCGAACGGGATCTTGGCAGTCCGCGTCGACGACGAACTCGTCTACGAAAAGAGCGAGAGCGCATACGATGTCGACGAAATCGTTCGTCGGGTGCGTGATCGACTATGA
- the surE gene encoding 5'/3'-nucleotidase SurE translates to MSDSLEILLTNDDGIDSTGIQALHDALGAIADVTVVAPATDQSACGRSISHEVDVDERELGYAVHGTPADCVVAGMADLCPDPDLVVAGCNKGANLGEYVLGRSGTISAAVEAAFFDVPAIATSMYVPIDDTPLGEVDLEPDAYAEATRITTYLAEHALEAGVFDHAAYLNVNVPVADGDPAAVEITDPSKRYEMDADRDGGRIHMKDRIWESMDPETIPDPEGTDRRAVAEGRISISPLTAPHSTNHHDVLSALAETYHESVGSPARRQ, encoded by the coding sequence ATGAGCGACTCCCTCGAGATCCTGTTGACGAACGACGACGGGATCGACAGCACGGGGATCCAGGCGCTCCACGACGCCCTGGGGGCTATCGCAGACGTGACGGTCGTCGCCCCGGCGACGGACCAGAGTGCCTGCGGACGATCGATCTCTCACGAGGTCGACGTCGACGAGCGCGAACTCGGGTACGCGGTCCACGGAACGCCCGCCGACTGCGTCGTCGCGGGAATGGCCGACCTCTGCCCCGATCCCGATCTGGTCGTCGCGGGCTGTAACAAAGGAGCGAACCTCGGCGAGTACGTCCTGGGTCGGTCGGGAACGATCAGCGCCGCCGTCGAAGCTGCCTTCTTCGACGTCCCCGCTATCGCGACCTCGATGTACGTCCCCATCGACGACACGCCCCTCGGCGAGGTCGACCTCGAGCCAGACGCGTACGCGGAAGCCACCCGAATCACGACGTATCTGGCCGAGCACGCACTCGAGGCCGGCGTCTTCGACCACGCGGCCTATCTCAACGTCAACGTGCCCGTTGCCGACGGCGACCCTGCCGCGGTCGAGATCACCGATCCGTCGAAACGCTACGAGATGGACGCCGACCGCGACGGCGGTCGGATTCACATGAAAGACCGTATCTGGGAGTCCATGGACCCCGAGACGATTCCGGATCCAGAGGGGACAGACCGTCGAGCCGTCGCCGAGGGCCGTATCAGTATCTCGCCGTTGACCGCCCCACACTCGACGAACCACCACGACGTGCTCAGCGCACTCGCGGAAACGTATCACGAATCCGTTGGGTCACCGGCGCGCCGACAGTAA
- a CDS encoding small ribosomal subunit Rsm22 family protein, with amino-acid sequence MSDQREAVRSNAKYLRNVRPVDPEEICEYIEGNPHPAVVRQLLREEAPSLELLERDDGTFVPVDDDPVEPNRGPVERFPETYERRLEDLLVERYGVDWHEDATGDLLRSTIRRFKASYLERDPVEYDEDVAAGYAIYHLPGYYAAVQYALDDLAERGLLGRQLRVLDIGAGVGGPALGLCSYLPDDALLEYHAVEPSAAADVLDSLLEETGRNVHTTIHRSTIESFDPVEVAGEHGGGGSDGFDPSAPDDGFDLILAANVLSELEDPTAVARDALEWLAPEGTLLAMAPADKNTSTQLRAVERELEDDRVWSPAEMGIAEDGSGERGESDEGDRSGAGGTDGRRDGDADRRGLVTVYGPTVRLWPGERPTDRGWSFDARPDLEVPSFQRKLDEATPGDDEEHAPGEFRNVDVQFSSSLLRLDGTRRIDVALETSDWAKMAEMERHVTNRIDIAAAKLSRSLSEDENSGYDASSTNPLFKISDGSESTDHYAVLTSETSLNRPLLEAEYGEVCTFEQILALWNDDEGAYNLVVDEQTIVDRIG; translated from the coding sequence ATGAGCGACCAGCGTGAGGCCGTTCGATCGAACGCGAAGTACCTGCGCAACGTTCGGCCGGTCGATCCCGAGGAGATCTGTGAGTACATCGAGGGCAACCCGCACCCGGCCGTCGTTCGCCAACTCCTCCGCGAGGAAGCGCCGAGCCTCGAGTTGCTCGAGCGAGACGACGGGACGTTCGTTCCCGTCGACGACGACCCGGTAGAACCGAATCGCGGGCCCGTCGAGAGGTTCCCCGAAACCTACGAACGCCGACTCGAAGACTTACTCGTCGAGCGCTACGGCGTCGACTGGCACGAGGACGCGACCGGCGACTTGCTCCGCTCGACGATCCGCCGGTTCAAAGCGAGCTACCTCGAGCGCGACCCCGTCGAGTACGACGAGGACGTCGCGGCGGGCTACGCGATCTATCACCTGCCGGGGTACTACGCCGCCGTCCAGTACGCACTCGACGATCTGGCCGAACGCGGGCTCCTCGGGCGCCAGCTCCGCGTGCTCGACATCGGTGCGGGCGTCGGCGGGCCCGCCCTCGGCCTCTGTTCGTACCTCCCCGACGACGCCCTCCTCGAGTACCACGCCGTCGAGCCGAGCGCGGCCGCGGACGTCCTCGACTCGTTGCTCGAGGAGACCGGCCGAAACGTCCACACGACGATCCACCGGTCCACCATCGAGTCGTTCGACCCGGTCGAAGTCGCGGGCGAGCACGGCGGGGGAGGTTCGGACGGCTTCGACCCCTCCGCCCCGGACGACGGCTTCGACCTCATCCTCGCGGCGAACGTGCTGAGCGAACTCGAGGACCCGACCGCCGTCGCGCGCGACGCGCTCGAGTGGCTCGCGCCCGAGGGCACGCTGCTCGCGATGGCTCCCGCCGACAAGAACACGAGCACGCAGTTGCGAGCCGTCGAACGCGAACTCGAGGACGACCGCGTCTGGTCGCCGGCCGAAATGGGAATCGCTGAGGACGGGTCGGGAGAGCGTGGCGAAAGCGACGAGGGCGATCGGTCCGGGGCTGGTGGAACGGACGGCCGCCGCGACGGTGACGCCGACCGCCGCGGACTGGTCACCGTCTACGGCCCCACGGTCAGACTCTGGCCGGGCGAGCGGCCCACCGACCGGGGCTGGTCGTTCGACGCGCGACCGGACCTCGAGGTGCCGTCGTTCCAGCGGAAACTCGATGAGGCGACGCCGGGCGACGACGAGGAACACGCACCTGGCGAGTTCCGCAACGTCGACGTGCAGTTTTCGTCCTCCCTGTTGCGTCTCGACGGAACGCGACGAATCGACGTCGCCCTCGAGACCAGCGACTGGGCGAAGATGGCCGAGATGGAGCGCCACGTCACCAACCGAATCGACATCGCCGCTGCAAAACTCAGCCGCTCGCTGAGCGAGGACGAAAATAGCGGATACGACGCCTCGAGCACGAATCCGCTGTTCAAGATCAGCGACGGTAGCGAGTCGACTGACCATTACGCCGTCCTCACGTCAGAAACGTCGCTCAACCGGCCGCTGCTCGAGGCTGAGTACGGCGAGGTCTGCACGTTCGAACAGATACTCGCGCTCTGGAACGACGACGAGGGGGCGTACAACCTGGTCGTCGACGAGCAGACGATCGTCGACCGAATCGGCTGA
- a CDS encoding prephenate dehydrogenase/arogenate dehydrogenase family protein — MDVLIVGAGAMGTWFGRAIDASVTFTDVDADAATAAADAVRTDAETTSLEETDSYDVVCLAVPMTHATDAIATHAGRADDAIVDVSGVMGPPLEAMATQAPGLERASLHPLFAPERAPGSIAVVADDAGPTIDALLADLEGRGNDLLETTAGEHDDAMESVQAATHAAVLSFALAADPVPEGFETPIYDGLRTLAEQVTDGTPRVYADIQDTFDGADGVADAAEAIAEAEPAELESLYDEASRRWHSSELEETDSTATADDGDRV; from the coding sequence ATGGACGTACTGATCGTCGGTGCGGGGGCGATGGGGACGTGGTTCGGCCGGGCGATAGACGCCTCGGTCACGTTCACCGACGTGGACGCCGACGCCGCAACCGCCGCAGCCGATGCAGTCAGAACCGACGCCGAGACGACCTCTCTCGAGGAGACGGACAGCTACGACGTCGTCTGTCTCGCCGTGCCGATGACTCACGCAACTGACGCGATCGCAACCCACGCCGGGCGAGCGGACGACGCGATCGTCGACGTCTCCGGCGTGATGGGACCGCCACTCGAGGCGATGGCGACGCAGGCCCCCGGCCTCGAACGCGCGAGTCTCCACCCGCTGTTCGCACCCGAGCGCGCACCGGGCTCGATTGCGGTGGTTGCCGACGACGCTGGGCCGACGATCGACGCGCTACTCGCCGACCTCGAGGGCCGCGGAAACGACCTCCTCGAGACGACGGCGGGCGAACACGACGACGCGATGGAATCGGTCCAGGCCGCGACGCACGCCGCCGTGCTCTCGTTCGCGCTGGCCGCCGATCCGGTTCCCGAAGGATTCGAGACGCCGATTTACGACGGTCTTCGAACCTTAGCCGAGCAGGTTACCGACGGCACGCCGCGAGTATACGCCGATATTCAGGACACGTTCGACGGCGCGGACGGTGTCGCAGACGCCGCCGAGGCAATTGCCGAGGCCGAGCCCGCGGAACTCGAGTCGCTCTACGACGAGGCGTCTCGACGGTGGCACTCGTCGGAGTTGGAAGAGACGGATTCGACGGCCACGGCGGACGACGGTGATCGCGTATGA
- a CDS encoding GNAT family N-acetyltransferase gives MGAIERPTFSSDASRQLYEYVERNGTVKRHKLLDVVSLPTDEFRDHLEGLKSDGYLEEDGGTLQISLEFGAITEYEIDDLSFLVRPGRQDDFDGLIETIRDVTAAETYVVAETIAEELLYEDSVSRHNAVKSRMFFVATVDGEVVGWTHLDLPQVEPMQGTAQQTVGVREAYRGNGIGTKLLARGIEWAEANGYRKVYNSVPITNDHALEFLTVHGWDTEAIRRDHYEIDGECVDEVMMAYEL, from the coding sequence ATGGGAGCGATCGAGCGACCGACCTTTTCGTCGGACGCGAGCAGACAACTCTACGAGTACGTCGAACGGAACGGAACCGTCAAGCGACACAAGTTACTGGACGTCGTGTCGCTCCCGACTGACGAGTTCCGAGATCACCTGGAAGGACTCAAATCCGACGGTTATCTGGAAGAAGACGGCGGAACCCTCCAAATTTCCCTCGAGTTCGGGGCGATCACGGAGTACGAGATCGACGACCTCTCCTTCCTCGTTCGGCCCGGGCGACAGGACGACTTCGACGGCCTCATCGAGACGATTCGGGACGTGACGGCGGCGGAAACGTACGTCGTCGCGGAGACCATCGCCGAGGAGTTGCTCTACGAAGACTCCGTAAGCAGACACAACGCCGTCAAATCGCGGATGTTCTTCGTCGCGACCGTCGACGGCGAGGTCGTCGGCTGGACGCACCTCGACTTGCCACAGGTCGAGCCGATGCAGGGAACTGCCCAGCAGACGGTGGGCGTTCGCGAGGCCTACCGTGGCAACGGCATCGGCACGAAGCTACTCGCACGTGGGATCGAGTGGGCCGAAGCCAACGGCTACCGGAAAGTGTACAACAGCGTCCCGATCACCAACGACCACGCCCTCGAGTTCCTGACCGTCCACGGCTGGGATACCGAGGCCATCCGCCGCGACCACTACGAAATCGACGGCGAGTGCGTCGACGAGGTGATGATGGCCTACGAGCTGTGA
- a CDS encoding NAD(P)/FAD-dependent oxidoreductase: MTRIGIVGAGAAAAGTAHAIDAGLEDATITVLEKSRGLGGRAATRRRGDVRYDYGANYVKSGDDRVDELLTETLETDGLVDVSEPIWTFDGAGEVSEGRDADEHKWTYETGVTQLAKRLFGRTDATIYRETRVETLSRNASDGTWRLEDGSGNRWGPFDAIVVTPPAPQTAELVRTAEWDHASRESLAEAIDGVPYRTIWTGVFHYPFALERPYYALVNTDKDHEIGWLAREACKPGHVPDGESLLIVQANHEWSVKRADADPEATLDELAELTAALLEDDRLLEPDWTDHQCWRYAQPEDEVTREPLGRAEEAGLYCLGDWVVGEGRVHAALRCGLEGGERIVERFVERNT, translated from the coding sequence ATGACCAGAATCGGCATCGTCGGCGCTGGCGCGGCCGCTGCCGGCACAGCGCACGCGATCGACGCCGGACTCGAGGACGCGACGATCACCGTTCTCGAGAAGTCCCGGGGTCTGGGCGGTCGTGCAGCGACGCGACGCCGTGGCGACGTTCGCTACGACTACGGCGCGAACTACGTCAAATCGGGCGACGACCGGGTCGACGAACTGCTCACGGAAACACTCGAAACCGACGGACTGGTCGACGTGAGCGAGCCGATCTGGACCTTCGACGGCGCAGGGGAGGTGTCGGAAGGCCGAGACGCAGACGAACACAAGTGGACGTACGAGACGGGGGTGACACAACTCGCGAAACGACTCTTTGGACGGACTGACGCGACGATTTATCGCGAGACTCGGGTCGAAACGCTGAGTCGGAACGCGAGCGACGGGACGTGGCGACTCGAGGACGGATCCGGCAACCGATGGGGTCCGTTCGACGCCATCGTGGTGACCCCGCCGGCACCGCAGACGGCCGAGCTCGTGCGCACGGCCGAGTGGGACCACGCCAGTCGAGAATCGCTCGCCGAAGCGATCGACGGTGTTCCGTATCGAACGATCTGGACGGGCGTCTTTCACTATCCGTTCGCGCTCGAGCGACCCTACTACGCGCTGGTGAATACGGACAAAGACCACGAAATCGGGTGGCTCGCCCGAGAGGCGTGCAAACCCGGCCACGTCCCCGACGGCGAGTCGCTGTTGATCGTGCAGGCGAATCACGAGTGGTCGGTCAAACGCGCCGACGCGGACCCCGAGGCGACTCTCGATGAACTCGCTGAACTGACAGCGGCGCTGCTCGAGGACGATCGGTTGCTCGAGCCCGACTGGACGGATCACCAGTGCTGGCGGTACGCACAGCCCGAAGACGAGGTTACGCGGGAGCCGCTGGGACGGGCCGAGGAAGCCGGGCTGTACTGTCTGGGTGATTGGGTCGTCGGCGAGGGACGAGTCCACGCCGCGTTGCGATGCGGGCTCGAGGGCGGCGAGCGCATCGTCGAGCGCTTCGTCGAGCGAAACACGTAG
- a CDS encoding M24 family metallopeptidase: MKATIDLSSLRDYLEATNLDGYCIDADASDSDQRYVSGFTAPDPYQTVVTRDGVHLLVSGLEYGRAKTEAAADSVTRRSEYDYRGLVAEHGPYEAKSRLITAFLEDRGIDSLAVPRSFPTGTADGLREQGLSVTVEPEGIVEDIRSTKDEWELEQIRATQRANEAAMTTAEELIATADVADNGNLVHDGEVLTSERVKEEIEVTLLRHGCGLDDTIVACGADGADPHDRGSGPLEADELIVIDIFPRDKETGYFGDMTRTFARGDPGEEARRRYEVTEDAYEAALEAVEAGVTGEAVHDVACDVIEDAGYETLRSDPSTETGFIHSTGHGVGLDIHEQPSVAPSGGELEPGHVISIEPGIYDPAVGGVRIEDLVAVTEDGYENLTDYRVGLEPSGD; encoded by the coding sequence ATGAAGGCAACTATCGACCTCTCCTCGTTGCGAGACTATCTCGAGGCGACCAACCTGGATGGCTACTGTATCGACGCGGACGCGTCGGACTCCGACCAGCGCTACGTTTCGGGCTTTACCGCACCCGATCCCTATCAGACCGTCGTCACTCGCGACGGCGTTCACCTGCTCGTTTCGGGACTCGAGTACGGGCGGGCGAAGACCGAAGCGGCAGCCGACTCGGTGACGCGTCGCTCCGAGTACGACTACCGAGGACTGGTCGCCGAACACGGCCCCTACGAGGCGAAGAGCCGACTGATCACCGCGTTCCTCGAGGACAGAGGCATCGACTCGCTCGCCGTCCCCCGGAGCTTCCCGACCGGGACGGCAGACGGGCTTCGCGAGCAGGGGCTCTCGGTGACGGTCGAACCCGAGGGCATCGTCGAAGACATTCGATCGACGAAAGACGAGTGGGAACTCGAGCAGATCCGTGCAACCCAGCGAGCCAACGAGGCCGCGATGACGACTGCGGAAGAACTGATCGCGACGGCCGACGTGGCCGACAACGGCAATTTGGTCCACGACGGCGAGGTGCTGACCAGCGAGCGCGTCAAGGAGGAAATCGAAGTGACTCTCCTGCGACACGGCTGTGGGCTCGACGATACCATCGTCGCCTGCGGGGCAGACGGCGCGGATCCACACGACCGCGGCAGCGGCCCGCTCGAGGCCGACGAACTCATCGTGATCGATATTTTCCCGCGCGACAAGGAAACGGGCTACTTCGGGGACATGACGCGCACGTTCGCCCGCGGCGACCCCGGTGAAGAAGCGCGCCGGCGCTACGAGGTCACGGAAGACGCGTACGAGGCCGCACTCGAGGCCGTCGAGGCCGGCGTCACCGGCGAAGCCGTCCACGACGTCGCCTGCGACGTGATCGAAGACGCCGGCTACGAGACCCTCCGAAGCGATCCGAGCACCGAAACCGGCTTCATTCACAGCACCGGTCACGGCGTCGGCCTCGACATCCACGAACAGCCGAGTGTCGCCCCCTCAGGCGGCGAACTCGAGCCAGGTCACGTGATCTCGATCGAACCGGGAATCTACGACCCCGCCGTCGGAGGCGTGCGAATCGAGGACCTCGTCGCGGTGACCGAAGACGGCTACGAGAACCTGACCGACTATCGAGTTGGGCTCGAGCCTTCGGGTGACTAG
- the aroA gene encoding 3-phosphoshikimate 1-carboxyvinyltransferase, whose protein sequence is MNVTITPSTLEGEARAPPSKSYTHRAILAAGYASETTVHDALWSADTQATARAVELFGGAVERRADANLEVEGFDGRPSVPADVIDCDNSGTTMRLVTAAAALAEGTSVLTGDESLRSRPQGPLLEAVADLDGEAYSTRDNGQAPLVVTGPISGGEVAIPGDVSSQYITALLMAGAVTEEGIDVVLETELKSAPYVDITLEVLADFGVEARKTTDGFTVEGSQSYAATSGEYAVPGDFSSISYPLAAGAIAAADGSSVQITGANPSAQGDTAIVDIVDRMGADVTWDRDAGTIEVSSAPLSGIEVSVEDTPDLLPTIATLGAVADGDTRITNAEHVRYKETDRVSAMAEELGKMGVETTEERDSLTVHGSDSTLSGATVRGRHDHRIIMSLALAGLVAEGETTVEGGDHVDVSFPGFFDMLEDLGVALERT, encoded by the coding sequence ATGAACGTCACTATCACACCCTCGACTCTCGAGGGAGAGGCGCGCGCGCCACCCTCGAAGAGCTACACGCACCGGGCGATTCTCGCGGCGGGATACGCGAGCGAGACGACCGTCCACGACGCGCTCTGGAGTGCGGACACGCAGGCAACCGCCCGCGCCGTTGAACTGTTCGGCGGGGCCGTCGAGCGACGTGCGGACGCCAACCTCGAGGTCGAGGGCTTCGACGGGCGGCCCTCGGTCCCCGCGGATGTCATCGACTGCGACAACAGTGGAACCACGATGCGCCTCGTCACCGCTGCGGCCGCGCTCGCGGAGGGCACGTCGGTGCTCACCGGTGACGAATCGCTTCGCTCGAGGCCCCAAGGGCCCCTACTCGAGGCTGTGGCTGATCTCGACGGCGAGGCGTACAGCACTCGAGACAACGGGCAAGCTCCGCTGGTCGTGACGGGTCCGATTTCGGGGGGCGAAGTCGCGATTCCGGGCGACGTCTCCTCCCAATACATCACCGCGTTGCTCATGGCCGGTGCCGTCACCGAGGAGGGAATCGACGTCGTCCTCGAGACCGAACTCAAGTCCGCGCCGTACGTCGATATCACGCTCGAGGTCCTCGCGGATTTCGGCGTCGAGGCACGCAAGACAACGGACGGATTCACGGTCGAGGGCAGCCAATCCTACGCGGCTACCAGCGGTGAGTACGCCGTTCCCGGCGACTTCTCCTCGATCTCCTACCCGCTTGCGGCCGGTGCGATCGCCGCGGCCGACGGCAGTAGCGTGCAGATCACGGGAGCTAATCCGAGCGCACAGGGGGACACCGCCATCGTCGACATCGTCGACCGGATGGGTGCAGACGTGACGTGGGACCGAGATGCGGGAACGATCGAGGTCTCGAGTGCCCCGCTCTCGGGCATCGAGGTCTCCGTCGAGGATACGCCCGATTTACTGCCGACGATCGCAACGCTGGGGGCCGTGGCCGACGGCGACACGCGGATCACGAACGCCGAGCACGTTCGGTACAAGGAAACCGACCGCGTGAGCGCGATGGCCGAAGAACTGGGTAAAATGGGCGTCGAGACGACCGAGGAACGCGACTCCCTGACCGTCCACGGGAGCGATTCCACGCTCTCCGGCGCGACCGTTCGCGGGCGACACGATCACCGGATCATCATGTCGCTCGCGCTCGCCGGCTTGGTCGCCGAGGGCGAGACGACAGTCGAGGGTGGCGACCACGTCGACGTTTCCTTCCCCGGCTTTTTCGACATGCTCGAGGACCTGGGTGTCGCACTCGAGCGAACATAA
- a CDS encoding thiolase family protein, with product MADTTPVIVSAVRTAQGKEDGALSEFRSEDLSIPLVNEMLAETGLSGDDIDDLMWGCAQQRGEQRTNIARQIALFSDLGEGVPATTVDRQCASSAQAIIGAADSIAAGRQQAVFAGGVESMSRVKMGASESGEMHPKLDEEYGMENLAMGVTAEKVAEKYGISREEQDEYGARSQQRAVEATEEGRFDDEIVPLETEDGTHETDEGLRPGTTAEKLAELPTVFKEDGTVTPGNASQIADGAAGVLVTSQAFADEHDLEVLAEVGTSYVAGVDPTVMGVGPVPATEGLLERAGREIDDYGLVEINEAFASQTLYSQQELGIPEDQLNVNGGAIAIGHPLGCSGARLPVTLVHEMNRRGVERGIATECVGFGQGAAIEFELP from the coding sequence ATGGCAGACACGACACCGGTGATCGTTAGTGCAGTTCGGACGGCTCAGGGGAAAGAAGACGGCGCGCTCTCGGAGTTTCGAAGCGAAGACCTCTCGATTCCGCTGGTCAACGAGATGCTCGCCGAGACCGGCCTCTCCGGCGACGATATCGACGATCTGATGTGGGGCTGTGCACAGCAACGCGGGGAGCAGCGAACGAACATCGCGCGCCAAATCGCGCTCTTTTCGGATCTCGGTGAGGGCGTTCCGGCGACGACGGTCGACCGTCAGTGTGCGTCCTCAGCGCAGGCGATCATCGGTGCAGCGGACTCGATCGCTGCAGGCCGCCAGCAGGCCGTCTTCGCGGGCGGCGTCGAGAGCATGAGTCGCGTAAAGATGGGAGCCTCCGAGAGCGGCGAGATGCACCCGAAACTCGACGAGGAGTACGGCATGGAGAACCTCGCGATGGGTGTCACGGCCGAAAAGGTCGCCGAGAAGTACGGCATCTCGCGCGAAGAACAAGACGAGTACGGTGCTCGCAGCCAACAGCGCGCCGTCGAAGCGACCGAGGAAGGCCGATTCGATGACGAAATCGTTCCCCTCGAGACCGAGGACGGAACGCACGAAACGGACGAAGGACTGCGTCCGGGAACGACGGCCGAGAAACTCGCAGAGTTGCCGACCGTCTTCAAAGAAGACGGCACCGTCACACCGGGCAACGCCTCCCAGATCGCCGACGGGGCAGCGGGCGTGTTGGTGACCAGCCAGGCATTCGCCGACGAGCACGACCTCGAGGTCCTCGCGGAAGTCGGCACGAGCTACGTCGCCGGCGTCGATCCGACGGTCATGGGTGTCGGACCGGTTCCGGCAACGGAGGGCTTGCTCGAGCGTGCGGGTCGAGAGATCGACGACTACGGCCTGGTCGAGATCAACGAGGCGTTCGCGAGCCAGACGCTGTACTCCCAGCAGGAACTCGGTATTCCGGAGGATCAACTGAACGTCAACGGCGGCGCAATCGCGATCGGTCATCCACTCGGGTGTTCCGGCGCTCGCCTGCCCGTGACGCTCGTCCACGAGATGAACCGCCGCGGCGTCGAGCGAGGGATTGCGACCGAGTGCGTCGGCTTCGGTCAGGGAGCGGCGATCGAGTTCGAGCTACCGTAA